One Sesamum indicum cultivar Zhongzhi No. 13 linkage group LG14, S_indicum_v1.0, whole genome shotgun sequence genomic window, TTAACGACACCCCTTTTGGGTATTCATTGATCTGTTCAGCTGCCGAAGATTCAGAACTGAGAAAAGGTGTAATGTCGAGGCTGTGGGCGAGGTTCTCAGGGCTGTTCAGCAGTAGAACGTTGGTTGGAATGGATAAAACTGGCAACCGGTACTTCGCAAGAACTGAGGAAATCGACGGTGTCAGTGAGTGCTGGCCTCTCTTTCGCTTTTTGCTCAGTGTTTTGGATCTAGATATGTGTATATTCAGTTGATATCGACATATtagcattttttttacaaaagaaattgGATGCTTTTAGGTTCTGCATGCGTGTGGGTTTTTTCAGTGATACTGTTCTTCTTTGTAACTGGTTAAATATCGAAGAAGTTTGGGAGTTCGTTGTGCCTCGAGTAGctcgggggggggggggggggggttgatttttgttattttgcaaTCAGCTGTGGTGCAATTcagttttttggtttttttttttatttattcttttcctcATTCTTGCTCTTTACAGTAGTTTCTTTGCCCGTATCAATTGGGATTCTGTGCATTCCTTGGATGTTGTCTTCTTTTCCATATCGGGCTTGTGATATGTTTCGTGTGTTTATTTACCAGTGAAGGAGAAGAGGTGGGTAGTATTTAAAGGAGAGCAGGATCCCACGTCGGTTCCTGGTGTGTTCCACATTCTCTAATTTTACTCATTTGAGTAAGCGGACTGTCTACTGTTTCCCTGTTACTGCAGTTCCCCTACTctagtttgatataattattggtATTTCAGCATGCTTACATTTCCCCCCATCATTTCGTTTAAGTTGTGGGAACCAAATGAATTGGTGCTTTAAGCTTCCATATGTGTTCAAACATGTTTTCCATTTACCAAACAGGACATCATTgtgcataaatttatttgatgaagaTAGATTGGCCTTTTAGATTGGCTTTATTCCGTTCTTGGTAATGAGTAAATCATTTATGCTTCAATAGTTTTGTTGTAGTTGAATGGATATGTTGGCTGAATGGACAGCGCAAGAAAGCTCCGACTCCAGAGGTAATACGGactttctctctttatttcttctaGAAGTCTGTGGTCTTCCCTAGTAAATTGCTCGACTTCCTACATATCGAAAAGGGTGCTTTTTTTGTAAGTGCCTTGATCATTCACTTGTCTGTACTCTTTACCATGCTTTTCATGTTCTATATTAATTCCTCCATGGGCTTTAATTTGCGAATTAAACATTGAAAAATCAGGAGTACAAGATAAGAAACTGCTGGCCCTCTTTCTAACACTTACAGAGAGGAGGGCAGAATTTAAGCtgtttttaagttatattgttaattaaattatcataagtGGAATAGTTCTACTGTGTTTCTCGTGCACATATGGACATAGAGTTCTTGAAACTTTCTTCTTGTTGCAAGTATGGATTCTGGAAAAGAGAAATCTTATattgttgatttgtttttcAGGAAATGGCTGAGCTAGAGGCAAGGAGAGAACGTGTTAAACTGAATGTTGCTCGTGAGTACCTAGTATTCATGTGTTTGACTTTGGTTATTATTCTTTTGATTGAATGCTTCCTAATCGGATGCTTGATGAAGAACTATATCTGGTATTTGAAGGTTAATGAAGTTAGTAGTATAAAAGCTTTTAAGATGAACCATCAAATGGTTATGAATGCTTCATAGACATTCCTTGCACTTTCAGTGCCTTTTGATAATTTGCCCTTAATGCACAGTGCaccttcttttctttgtccttttattttctgtatcaTAGTAAAGTCATGGGACTGCACAACATTTGCATGCTATCTACTCTGAATTTTGATCATCttagattatttattctttttacttGGAAATGGCACATTAGAATGGAGTTGTTAGTCCAGTACCATTATTACTGAGGATTTACCGCAAGACAGTGGTGATTATATCTCTTCATTTAATTGCTGTTGATCAATTGTTGGCTCTTGGAAAGAAGCTCtcaatcaatttcttttatcgTACCAGTGCTCaagaaggaagaggaagaacGGAAAGCCAAAGAAGGCAAAGCCACAAGCATTGGTGAGTTGGTCCTCCTGCgtttattttgacaaaaatacgGAAAAACTACTTCTATTAATGAGATATATTAATAGGTAAAGCTGCTGGCCCTGACTTGAAAAGTTTCATTCGACAGTTTCCTACTGATTCAGAAGGTACCAAATGGTTTCTATATTTGGTTggttgttttctttctttcagaATTACAGATATTTCAGACAATATGGTgccaatttttattgttacGTGTACAGCTGCTACTTTGGCCGTTTTTATCTTAGATTGCAGTCTTAGCTTAATACTCCAATTTACTGAGCATGAACTTTTTCATGGATATCATGATTAGGTATTTCAGTATTTACTTGAGATTTATGAATTTCTCAGGAACAACATGATCATGCAGTTTCTTAAGTGTAAAATGGGTGATTCTGTAATTTTCTGCAGCATGTGTACTGTCATTCTTGTGTTCAATGGGGTTTTTACTTCTTGTGTTCAATGGGGgttttacttattttgtttCCGTAGGTAATAAAATTGAGGAAGCAACTGACTCAAAGGATGTACCAAGGTTAGCATGTCCTACCTAATGACGCTACCTAAGTTAAACTAAAACTTGGAATACATGCACTGATAACGAtaccaatttatctattttaaatgTAGTGATAAGAACTCCAAAGAATCCCAGAAACCAAAAGAAGTCCCGGAGTACATCAGAAAACAGCCAGAGTAAGTTCTGTGTTTTCCTCATCTCGAACTTGTGTATAGGTTGCTAACTTTACACAAATTCTATTGTTTAAAGACTTGATCGCCCCAATCCATAACCAGTGAAAGTGTATAAATAGtgttttttagttttagttttcATATGCAAAAATACAATTGATGGATAGTTGTGTTGTGCTTAATTGTACAACTTTGTTATTCAGGTCTTCGGAGCCAACTGGTTCTGGTGAAACCTTCAGACCTGGGACATGGCAGCCACCAACATAACCGACGATCAGCAGTAAATACTCGCAGACACCATTTGTTGGCAACTCTTGATTTTCACAACCATTACGTCCTTCTCGAACGATTCCTTCAGCAACAAGAGTCATTTCCAAATTTTCTGTGTTCAAGAACTTTGTTCTGTTTCTGAACATTCAGCAAATTGGATACGTCAATCCTTGTATGCTAGTCTGTTACCTACTAAAATATTGTGGGAGGCTCAAGTACTTGTAATAACCAAAAGGAAAAGTTTTGGAGtgttatttatctatttaggCAATGTATGTACTGCACTGATAGTAATAATGGGAGGAGAAAACTATGAAAAGGTTTCAAATCATatgaacatatattttaatttcagtgcgaaaatattaattatatagggTAAACCACAATAACCTTCATGAGGTTTTGTCAATATTACGAATAccttctcattatttaaaaaaataaaaatattttattgtatttttttattttgtagaaaaatatttaaaacttataagaaaTTGAACAgagtgaatgaaaaaattttaaaatttataaaaaaattattcacttagttcaagaaaaaaataaaaaataaataaaattataattttttagtccataagggtattttagctagtttaccataaaaaattgatggaaatCTAACAGAttgagctaattgttagaccatcgttaaaattatgagagtattagtaattttttaaataacgaggggatattcataattatgttaaattttaggcgaggtcgttgtaatttactttaattatataaatagtaaaaagtgaaatactaacaaaattataaaagtatttttgtcTATTGTAGTTTAAAGAATATTGTAGAGAAAAGATGGGTTGaatttagagggtgtttgactAAGCTTATTTAGAACATTTTATAaacacttatattttataaaatgttttaagagtttaaatgaattttattttcaaaataagctTTTAAAGTGTTTGAGCAATAGGATGttagagtttataaaatattttcatatttggcataataagttttttatactgtaataatgattaaaatattatcaaattaatataatttaaaatccaataaatagataattttgcttcgaggggaaaaaaatgttatttatataaagagtaaatgaaatactaataaacTTATTAGTATATTTTCGTCTATTGAATGTTAAGACTAAAGAGCTTATAATATCTAAATCAccttattttagaattttataagcttttcagaaaagaaaaaaattccaaacaatttaaaaaaaattataaattctcaaacatttataagatgttttgaaaaatttataaattatagcaAACAtcctcttaattttatttaaagagtttataGAAATctaaacatcttattttgaaattatagaaattctttaaaagaaatatcaaataattttataaaattcataaatttttgaaatatcttataaaatatttcgaaaaGCTTATAACTTTAGCCAAACACTGtcttgtgattttttattcgAATAAAAAGATACCATTTCCATGTACAACATAAATAGAGGTGAGACGTTCTAAGTAACTGAAGTTGTGTCCATGTCAATAAATGACACAATAAGTGAGTTGGCCAACTTCGTCTTTTACCAATTTGAGTCCCACTgtattaataactaatttttaatttatgataatgGTCGAAGTCGAAAgctatttaatctttttagagtttattgTACCATTTTCTTTACgatatttaatgtaattatatgtaaatcaTCTGTGtaggaaattatatttaatattttttatatttgtttctgaCTAACAAGTAAATTTATTCGTTAAatcaaaatgcatgaaatttGCTGATGTTAGCCAAAAATactgaatgaaaatcaatattttgccttcgattgacttattactgatttatcgCAGGTCAGacaaatattctttaattaatttacttttatacaTCTTTACGCGCGTTAATGCATGCGTTAAGTTACATCTTcaccttataaaaataatttgattacaaaatatttatttaaaatgacaACTCAATcggaataaatattaatttttatttaactatcaatattttaagtttcgtaaattttaattgacgaataaatctattttgtaaatataaatacacaaaGAAATCAAATATGAGTAGAATCAGTGAAAtcattcctatttttttattaaaaagatgttGTGGAGGTTTCTAGCATGCCCACATTGGTTCTGCCAAATTCTTGTAAGATGATGCTGCCAAAGGATATTATGGGGCCTTAATCTGGCGGATTGAGACTAATCAgaattataatgtaattatgaaTAAGCAACTCTGTTAACGATGTCTTGGTGACTGAGTTCATGATTGATCACCTCCGGCTCCAGGCTCCAACAAGAAGCCCCTCACCAGCCGAGCTAGCTAGCTGCCAAAAACCCATTCAACAGTCGGTCACAGTGACGCTCGTACTCATCCATTTATGCATACACGTCTATAGAAGCTACGAGGCCTAGGGTTTTGTTTCTGCCGACGACATTCATTCAAGTTTATCTCTACACCGTCATGTATTTTCCCTCCTGCTGCTCTTCATCGTCGACCTCGTCCTCCGTTCTCAGAGCTTGCAGAGTGCGCTTCGCTTCCACTCTCTCTTCTTCGGTTACCCGTTCGTTTTCCTCTCCCTGTCGCGCGTCTCCGCGTACGTGTAGCGGCAGCCGCCTGCCGATCGGTGTGCCTCTCCCCGGCGTTTCGGTGTTCGGCTCCGCGGTGGAGTTACGGTGTTGACTGGCGATCGCCGGTTAGGGTTAGAGCTCAGATAAGGAGCGCTTCTCCTGTTCTCGAACGGTTCGAGAGGAAGATTGCTACTATGGGTATGATCGTGTTTGGTCGTTTTGGCGTCGAGtgtgttttctgtttttggCGGATATTATCGTTTGTGTTGTGGATTTTTTGATGTTCTGGATGGAAAGTGTGAATATTCTTTGTTCATTTAGTGTACTTTGAAGTTTGATTTTGGCACTCTTCGGGAGTTGCTCAACGAGTTATTTATGCTCTGCATAGATGGCGGACATGTGATTCTTGGTTTGTCATTTTGATGTGACTGTTATCCTGGCCGTCGTTTTTATTTGGTCTTgatggtgttttttttttttttttgagaatcTGGCAAATGATCATTTGAGGAAATATACTAACGTATTTGCTGGGTGAGTTATCATTGCTTTTGTTTGTCCAGATATCGACATGCAAgctttaaaatcaaattgttgGATTGACGATTACTTATTTTTCCTAGTTATGTTATAATCACGTCTTGTCTATCCGCACTCTATGTTCAAACACTCACTGTTGAATTTTACAGTATGATGTCCTGCTTCCTTGTGTAATtcatttttccataattatataagaacAGTTTAAACTTTGCAGCCTCGGAGCATCCTTTCAAGGAAATTTTAACTGGTCTTTCCAAGCCTGGAGGAGGtgaatttggaaaattttatagCCTTCCTGCTCTGAATGATCCTAGAATTGGTATGGacttaatttatgaattatctTTTCTCTGGCAGTTTTTTCTGGTTTGAATGCAGCATTTGCATTTGAAGCTTGagagaaatataattactgTTTTATTGTACTAATCACTTCTCTCTTACATGgacttttcattttccttatatttaatttccatGCTGCAGACAAGCTTCCATATTCGATCAGGATACTTCTAGAATCAGCTATACGAAACTGTGATAATTTCCAGGTCACAAAAGAGGATGTGGAAAAGATCATTGACTGGGAAAATTCTGCTCCTAAGCAAGTTGAGATACCGTTTAAGCCAGCTCGCGTTCTGTTACAGGTGAGAGGGATGAGCTAGGTGCTGGATAAGGAATATTGTTAATATTCTTACAGCAGCCTCCTGTAAAgaaacttctttctttttgtttttatatttgaacttTGTAGGATTTTACTGGAGTTCCAGCAGTGGTTGACCTTGCTTCTATGCGGGAAGCAATTAAGGATCTTGACAGTGATCCAGACAAGATTAATCCATTGGTATTACTGCTGTCCTCTGTTCATTAGTCACTAGCAAACATTTTATCAGATTATGTTTAGAGCACAGTTTTGCATAGTTTTAGAAATCATAAGCCAGATTATGTTAAGCGTCTGGTAAAGATACATTGTGATCTACttcaaagttttattttagttaaagaTATCTGGCATAA contains:
- the LOC105176687 gene encoding uncharacterized protein LOC105176687 isoform X1 — protein: MSRLWARFSGLFSSRTLVGMDKTGNRYFARTEEIDGVMKEKRWVVFKGEQDPTSVPVEWICWLNGQRKKAPTPEEMAELEARRERVKLNVALLKKEEEERKAKEGKATSIGKAAGPDLKSFIRQFPTDSEGNKIEEATDSKDVPSDKNSKESQKPKEVPEYIRKQPESSEPTGSGETFRPGTWQPPT
- the LOC105176687 gene encoding uncharacterized protein LOC105176687 isoform X2 — translated: MSRLWARFSGLFSSRTLVGMDKTGNRYFARTEEIDGVIEWICWLNGQRKKAPTPEEMAELEARRERVKLNVALLKKEEEERKAKEGKATSIGKAAGPDLKSFIRQFPTDSEGNKIEEATDSKDVPSDKNSKESQKPKEVPEYIRKQPESSEPTGSGETFRPGTWQPPT